Below is a window of Micromonospora chersina DNA.
CCCGACGCTGCGGCTGGACCGCAACGCCGAGACGCACCAGCTGGTGCTCTGGTGCATGGGCGAGGCGCACGCCGACGTGGTGCTCGACCGGCTGCGGGCCGGCGGCGTGGAGCTGGAGACCGAGCCGGTCCGGGTGGCGCTGCGCGAGACGTTCACGGCCGGCGCGAAGGGGCACGGCCGGCACGTCAAGCAGTCCGGCGGCCACGGTCAGTACGCCGTCTGCGACATCGAGGTCACGCCCCTGCCGCGGGGCGCCGGCTTCGAGTTCGTGGACAAGGTGGTCGGCGGCGCCGTGCCGCACAACTACATCCCCTCGGTGGAGAAGGGCGTCCGGGCGCAGATGGAGCGCGGCCTGGTCGGCGGCTACCCGGTGGTGGACCTGCGGGTGACCCTCTTCGACGGCAAGGCACACAGCGTCGACTCCTCCGACGCGGCGTTCCAGACCGCGGGCGCGCTCGCCCTGCGGGACGCCGCCGAGAAGGGGCAGCCGACGCTGCTGGAGCCGGTCGACGAGGTGACCATCCGCGTGCCCGACCCGTCGGTGGGCGCCGTGATGGGCGACCTGTCCGGCCGGCGCGGCCGGGTGCTCGGCACCGAGCCGGACCCGGACGCCGAGGGCCGCACGCTGGTCCGCGCCGAGATCCCCGCCACCGAACTGCTGCGCTACGCCGTCGAGCTGCGCTCGATGACCGCCGGCACCGGCACCTTCCGCCGCGAGTTCGCCCGCTACGAGCCGATGCCCGCCCACCTGGCCGAGCAGGTCCGCAAGGAGGCCGGCAGCCGCTCCTGACCGCGGTCGCTCCACGAGCCCGCCCCGGTGGGCCTGAAAGGCGCCGTGCTCGCGGCGGGCGGTCTCCGGCGTGGGGTGGGTCAGGGGCGGGCGGCCGGGACGGGTGGCATCGGCCAGTGCGGGCGGTCGGCGTCGCGCAGGGCGGCCGCGCGCAGGGCGGCGAGCCGGCGCTCCGCCTCGGCGAACTGGTCGGGGGCGAGCGGGCCCCGGGCCAGCGCGGCGGCGTTCTCCTCCACCTGGGCGACCGTCCGGGCGCCGGGGATCGGCACGGCCCGGCCGCTGCGCGCCCAGATCCAGCCGAGCGCGCCCTGCGCCAGGGTCCGGCCGTCGGCGGTCAGCGCGTCACGGACGGCGGCGACGCGGCGCAGCCACTCCGGGGCCGGCCGGCCGCTGCGGAACCACTCCAGCCAGTTCGGCGCGGTGCCGCGCACGTCGTCGCGGGGCAGCGTCGACGCCGGCGTGTACTTGCCGGTGAGCAGCCCCATCCCGAGCGGCCCCCGGGCCAGGCTCGCCAGGTCGTGCTTCTCGCAGACCGCCAGCATGGCCGGGGCGTCCCGGAGCACCGACAGCCCGTGCTGCACCGCGGCGGCGCCCCGGGCCACCTGGGCGAAGGCCGCCGCGCGGTCGGGCCGGTCGGTGCTCCAGCCGTACGCCCGGACCAGGCCGTCGGCGACCAGGTCGTCCAGGGTGCCGATCAGCGCCTCGGCCCGGGGCACCGGCAGGTCGCCGAGGTGCAGCTGGTACAGGTCGATCCGGTCGGTGTCCAGCCGGCGCAGCGAGTCGACGACGGCCCGGCGCAGGTACTCCGGCGAGGCGTCCTCCCCGGTGGCCTGCCGGGCCCGCTCGTCGAAGGTGTAGCCCCACTTGGTGGCGATCACCGCCTCGTCGCGGCGGCCGGCGAGCGCCCGGCCGAGGATCCGCTCGCCGTGCCCGGCCCCGTACGTGTCGGCGGTGTCGAAGAGCGTCACGCCGAGGTCGAGCGCGCGGCGGACCGCCCGCACCGACTCCTCGTCGTCGACGGCGCCCCAGCCCAGCGGACGGTCACCCTCGGCCCACGGGCCGCCGATCGCCCAGCAGCCCATGCCGAGGGCGCCGACCGCGATGCCGCTGCGGCCCAACGGCCGCGTGCTGACTGCCATCGCCGCATCCTGCCACCTTCACGACACCCGTGGGCGGCTTCCTCACCCCGGGTGCCGGGCCGGCCGGCGGACCGTCAGCGGCAACCGGCCAACGGTCAGTGGGTGCCGGGCCGGCGGGCGGATGCTCAGCCGCCAGCCGCCAGCCGCCAGCCGGCGGGCGGTGGGCGGTGGGCGGTGGGTCAGCGGGCGTAGGCCAGCAGCACCGGCTCGGCCAGCCCCGCCCAGGAGCCGGTCAGCCGGGACGGCGTCGGGGCGTCGGCCGACGCCGGCCGGCGGACCAGGGCCAGCTCGGCGCCACCGGCACGGATCAGCGTCGGGTCGCCGTCCACCACCTCGTCGACCAGGTCGAACGCCGGCGCGGCGCCGGCCCGGCTGCCGGTCAGGGTCATGCTGGCCGGCCGCACCTCGCGCCGGCCGTCGACCTCGAAGTACTCCTCCGCCTGCCCGGCGTCGGCGAGAACGGCCGCCGCGAGGGCCGGTGGGTAGACCGGGTCGCCGCAGGCGTCGTACACCCAGCGCGGGCCCAGCACGGAGTGCTCGGTGCTGCCGACCAGCCAGCGGTCGGCGCCGGGCAGCGGCGCGGCCCGGTAGGTCAGCGGCACCTGGAGGACCGGCCCGTCGCCGGCCCGGACCAGGATGGTCTCGATACCGACCTCGCCGGCCGGGTCGTCGAACCGGTAGGCGGCCACCCGGGTGACCTCCGCGCCCGCCGTACCGGCGAACCAGGGCCGGCCGGGCAGCCAGGCGGCGAGCAGGTCGAGCTTCGAGGGGCGCAGTTCGGCGCGGTGCAGCAGGGCCATGGCCAAGATCGTACTGCCGGGCGCCGGACGCCGAGGACCGCCGACCTCCCGGCGACGCGGCACCGCGACGTCAGCCCCCTGCGCCGCACCGCCCGTGAGATCGGCCCGGCGGAGGCGCACCGCACGCGAACGCCAGGCGAGCTCAGGCCTCCATGCGTCAGGCCGGCACCGGGCCGCCGCCCGCCGCGTCAGGCCGGCCAGGCCTTGGCGAACAGGTCCCGGGTGTCGGCGAGCAGTTGCGGCAGGACCTTGGTGCGGCCGATCACCGGCATGAAGTTGGCGTCGCCGCCCCACCGGGGCACCACGTGCTGGTGCAGATGTGCCGCGATGCCGGCGCCGGCCACGCCGCCCTGGTTCATGCCCAGGTTGAAGCCGTGCGCGTTGGAGACGTGCCGGACCACCCGCATGGCGTCCTTGGTGAACGCGGCCAGCTCGGCGGTCTCCGGCACGTCCAACTCGGTGTAGTCGGCCACGTGCCGGTACGGACAGACCAGCAGGTGACCCGGGTTGTACGGGTAGAGGTTGAGCACCGCGAAGACGTGCTCGCCGCGGGCCACCACCAGGCTCTCGTCCGGGGGCAGGCCGGGGGCGAGGCAGAAGGGGCAGCCGGTCGGCTTCTCGTACCCGCCGGCGGGCCGGTCCTCGCCCGAGATGTAGGTCATCCGGTGCGGCGTCCAGAGCCGCTCCAGCCCGTCCGCCAGACCGTTGTCGCCGCCGCTGCCGGCGCCGTCGAAGTGCCGTTCCGCCCCAGTCACACGCCGATCCTACGGTCACCGTCGCGGGTCCGGCCCGGCCGGCCGGACCCGCGACGGGCCGCTCAGGTGTTGGGCGTGCCCTCCGCCGACGGGCCCGAGTTGGTGCGGGACTCGGCGACGTCCCGCACGTGGGCCACCGCCTCCTCGATCGGCACGCCGTTGCGCTGCGACCCGTCCCGGTACCGGAAGGAGACCGTGCCGGCGGCCACGTCGTCGTCACCGGCGATCACCATGAACGGGATCTTCTGCTGCTGGGCGTTGCGGATCTTCTTCTGCATCCGGTCGTCACCGGCGTCGACCTCGGCCCGGATGCCCTTCTTACGCAGGGTGGTGACGAAGTCCTGGAGGTAGTCGGTGTGGTCCTCGCGGATCGGGATGCCGACCACCTGCACCGGGGCGAGCCAGGCCGGGAACGCGCCCGCGTAGTGCTCGGTGAGCACGCCGATGAACCGCTCGATCGACCCGAACTTGGCGCAGTGGATCATGACAGGCTGCTGGCGCGTGCCGTCGGCCGCCTGGTACTCCAGCCCGAAGCCCTTCGGCTGGTTGAAGTCGTACTGGATGGTCGACAGCTGCCAGGTGCGGCCGATGGCGTCCTTGGCCTGCACGGAGATCTTCGGGCCGTAGAAGGCCGCGCCACCCGGGTCCGGCACCAGGTCCAGCCCGGTCTCCCGGGCGCACTGCTCCAGCACCGCGGTGGCCGTCGCCCAGTCCTCGTCGGACCCGACGAACTTGTCGAGCCGGGCCTCGTCCCGGGTCGACAGCTCCAGGTAGAAGTCATCGATGCCGAAGTCCTTGAGCAGGCTCAGCACGAAGTTGAGCAGGTGCTTGATCTCGGCGGGCGCCTGCTCCCGGGTGCAGTAGGAGTGCGAGTCGTCCTGGGTCAGGCCGCGCACCCGGGTCAGCCCGTGCACCACGCCCGACTTCTCGTAGCGGTAGACCGACCCGAACTCGAACAGCCGCATCGGCAGCTCGCGGTAGGACCGCCCGCGCGACCGGTAGATCAGGTTGTGCATGGGGCAGTTCATGGCCTTGAGGTAGTAGTCCGCGCCCTCGAGCTCCATGGGCGGGTACATGCCGTCGGCGTAGTAGGGCAGGTGGCCCGAGGTGTGGAAGAGCCCTTCCTTCGAGATGTGCGGGGTCCCGACGTACTGGAAGCCCTCCTCGATGTGGCGGGTGCGGACGTAGTCCTCCATGACCCGCTTGAGCACGCCACCCTTGGGGTGGAAGACCGCCAGGCCGGAGCCGATCTCGTCGGGGAAGCTGAACAGGTCCAGGTCCGCGCCGAGCTTGCGGTGGTCGCGCCGGGCGGCCTCCTCCAGCAACCTCAGGTACGCCTTCAGCTCGTCCCGCGTCGGCCACGCGGTGCCGTAGACCCGCTGGAGCTGCGGGTTCTTCTCCGAGCCACGCCAGTAGGCGGCGGCCGAGCGCATCAGCTTGAACGCGCCGATGAGCCGGGTGTTCGGCAGGTGCGGTCCGCGGCACAGGTCCGACCAGCAGACCTTGTCCTCGTTGGCGGCGAGGTTGTCGTAGATGGTCAGCTCGCCGCCGCCCACCTCCATCACCTCGGAGGAGTCCAGCCCCTCGCCCTTGACCTCGATCAGCTCCATCTTGAACGGCTCGGCGGCCAGCTCGCCGCGCGCCTCGTCCAGGCTGCTGAAGCGGCGCCGGCGGAACCGCTGGCCGGACTTGACGATCTCCTGCATCCGCTTCTCGAGCTTCGCCAGGTCGTCCGGCTGGAACGGCTTGGCCACCTGGAAGTCGTAGTAGAAGCCGTTCTCGATGGGCGGGCCGATGCCGAGCTTGGCCTCGGGGAACACGTCCTGCACGGCCTGGGCCAGCACGTGCGCGGTGGAGTGGCGCAGCACGTTCAGACCGTCCGGGCTGTCCAGGGCTACCGGCTCGACAGCGGTCTCCTCGGCCGGCTTCCAGTCCAGGTCACGCAGCACGCCCTGCGGGTCACGGACCACCACGATCGCCTTCGGACCGTTCATCGGCAGCCCGGCCGCGGCCACCGCGTCGGCCGCCGTCGTCCCGGCGGCGACGACGACGGGGTCGGCCACGATCGGGGTACGGGGTGCGGACACGGTGACTCCTGTCGTCGACGGGTTCGGATGAGCCGGGTACCGGCCCCTGCGATGCTATCGGTCGCCCCGACCCGCGCCGTCAGCGACGCCGCGCTCCCCCGGCGATCAGTTCCGTCCCCCGTTGAACCTTTCCGCCCCCGGGCCCGAACTACCGGGTGGGGCCGGAGCCGGACCGGCCGCGTCGACACGGATGGGGACGACCATGACGATGACCCGTCGGGGCCGGTGGTGGGCGACGGCGCTGCTGGCCGCCGCGCTCGGCGGCACGCTGGGCTGGCCCGCCGCCGCGAGCGCCGCCGAGGTGACAGTCACGACCTCACCGGCCCAGGTGCGCCAGGGCGACGCCATCGAACTGGCCGTGGTGCTGCCGGAGGAGCGGTCCGGCAGCCGGACCAGCCGGATCGAGCTGCGGATGCCCGCGGACGCCCCGATCGGCGAGGTCTACCCGCTGTCCGTGCCGGACTGGGCGCCCACCATCACCACCCGCACCCTCGACCGGCCGGTCGCCGGCATCCACGCCTCGGAACTTAACCAGGTGACCGACGCGGTGACCTGGATCCGGATGCCCGGCGGCTCCGCCGGACCGGCCCGGCTCTCGCTCGGCATGGGCCCGATGCCGGCCACCGACAAGCTGACCTTCACGGTGATCCAGACCTACGCCGACGGCACGGTGGTCCGCTGGGCCGACCCGCCCGGCGGCGCGCACCCCGCCCCCACGGTCACGCTGCTGCCGCCGCTGCCGGGCGCCGCCGCCCACGGCGACCCGGCCGCCGAGCCGGGCGGCCACGGCGGCCACGGGGGCCCGGCCGCCGAGGCGCCGGCCGAGGCGGCCACCCCGGCGCGACCCGCCGACGACGGCCCGAGCGCCGACCTGCTCCTGGGCGGCGGCCTCCTCGCCGGGCTGACCGGCGGCGCGGCCGTGGGCTGGCTCCTGAGCCGCCGCCGCACCCCCCTGACGCTCCCGCCCGACTCCCCGACCCCAGTCGCATCCCCTGACGCCCGTCCCGCCAGTCCCGACCGCGATCCTGCACTTGGTGCCCCGGAAAACCGCCCGAGTCGGACGGTGGCGGGGCCGCAAGTGCAAGATCGGCGCAGTCTGGTCAGGCGGGGGCCGTGAGCCAGGCCGGGAGGGGCTCGCGGGCGGCCAGCCAGCCGTCCGGGACGCCGCCGGGCGTGCCTACTCCGGTGTGGGCGGCCACCACGCCGCCGGCGATCGCCGCCGTGGTGTCCACGTCCCCGCCCGCCTCGACGCAGGCGCGGATCGCGGCCGGGTAGTCGTGCAGGTGGGTGGCGGCGACCCAGAGGCAGAACGGGACGGTGTCCTGGGCGGTCACCCGGGACCCGTTGCCGAGCGCGTCGGCCACCTCGCCGGCCGGGTGGCCGAGCAGCGCGGCGGCCCGGCGTACGCCGCGGTGCACCTCGCCGGCCGGGTCCAGCGCGCCGGCCACCACGGTGAGCAGCCGGGCCGGCTCGGGCCGGTCGCCGTCCAGCCGGGCCCGGGCGGCCAGCGAGGCGGCCACCGCCACGGCGACCGCCCCGGCGACGCCCTCCGGGTGGGCGTGGGTCACCTCGGCGGAGGCGCGGGCCTGGTCGGCGGCCCGCCGGGTGGAGTCGGCGTACCAGGCGCCGAGTGGGGCCACCCGCATGGCCGCCCCGTTGCCGCAGGAGCCCTGACCGTCGAACGCGGACGCGGCCGCCACCGGCCACGGCGTGCCGGCCCGGATGAGGCGCAGGATGGTGATCGCCCCCGGCCCGTAGCCGCGGTACGGCTCGCACCGCTGCGCGAAGGCGAGAGCCAGGGCGTCCCGGTCGATCCTGCCGGCCTCGCTCAGCGCGGCGACCACCGAGCAGGCCATCTCGGTGTCGTCGGTCCACTGCCAGGGCGGCGCGGGCATCTGCCCGGCGGCGAAGTCGTCCGGGTGTCGGCCGGGCACGAAGAACTGGGAGCCGAGGGCGTCGCCGACCGACAGGCCGGCCAGCGCGTCGCGGGCGAGCGTGAGGCGGGTGTCGGGGAACAGAGTGAACGTCATCGCCGTCCCAGCTTGCCCGTTTCCGGGGAGTGCCGCAACGCGATCAACTTGCCACGCCGAGTACGGTGCTGACGTGGCAAGCGTCCTCCTGGTCGAAGACGATCACGTCGTACGCGGTGCGATGCTGCGCTCCCTCACCGACCGGGGACACGCGGTGCACGCCGTCGGCACGGCGCTGGACGCGCTGCGCCGGGTGGCCGCCGAGACACCCGACCTCGTGGTGCTCGACCTCGGCCTGCCCGACCTGGACGGCTCCGACGCGCTGCGGATGCTGCGCGGGATCACCGACGTGCCGATCATCATCGCCACGGCGCGGGACGACGAGCAGTCGGTGGTCCGGCTGCTGCGCGCGGGCGCCGACGACTACATGGTCAAGCCGTTCACGGGCGCCCACCTGGACGCCCGGATCACCACCGTGCTGCGCCGGGCCGGCCGGGCCAGCCGCACCGTCCAGCCGGCCGTGCACACGGTGGGCGGCCTGCGGGTGGACGTGGGCGAGCGCAGCGCGGTGCTGGACGGGGAACCCCTGGCTCTCACCCGCAAGGAATTCGACCTGCTGGCGTATCTCGCCGCACGTCCCGGCCGGGTAGTGTCCCGGCGGGAACTCTTGGAGGAGGTATGGCGGCAGCCCTCGGTCGGCGAGGACCAGACCATCGACGTTCACCTCTACTGGCTGCGCCGCAAAATGGGCGAGTCCGCGGCGAAGCCGCGCTACCTGCGCACCGTGCGGGGGGTCGGCTTCCGGCTGGTGGCGCCGGACTGAGGCCGGCGCTGGCCTGGCTCACGGCCGGTATGTGCAGCCTCGTCGCGCTCGCCTTCCTCGTGCCGCTCGGGATCACCCTGTCCGACCAGGCGCGGGAGGAGAAACTCGCCGACGCGGCCCGGCGCAGCGCGCTGGTCACCGGGGCGCTCGCGGTCAGCACCGACCCGGAGATCGTCCGCCGGGCCGTGGCGGCCAGCGGCGACGATCCGGCGCTGCGACCCGTCGTACACGGGATCGGGGTCGACGAGACCGCGGGCCGTGCCGACGCGGCGGCGCTGGACCGCGCCGCCGCCGAGCGGCGCTCGGTGGTCACCGACGTGGCCGGCGGCGTCCTCCGGCTGGATCCGGTGGTGCTCGGCGACCGGGTCGCCGTGGTGGAGGTCTTCGTCCCCGAGGAGGTGCTCGACGAGGGCGCCGGCGGGCGGTGGCTGCTGCTGCTCGCGGTGGCGCTGGCGCTTGTCGGCGCCGCGGTGGTGGTGGTCGACCGGGTTGCCGCGCGCGCCGTCGACGCCACCGGCGAGCTGGTGAAGGCGGCCCTCGCGGTCGGCGACGGCGAGCTGGGCGTCCGGGTGGAGCCGACCGGGCCGCGGGAGCTCGCCGAGGCCGGGCACGCGTTCAACCGGATGGCCGAGCGGCTGGTGGCGCTCCGCGCCGACGAGCGGGAACTCGTTGCCGACCTGTCGCACCGGCTGCGGACGCCGCTGACCGCGCTGCGGCTGGACGCCGAGGCGCTGGAGTCCGACGACACCAGCATCGGCACGTTCAGCGAGGCGGAGCTGGACCGCCGCCGCGGCATCCGGCGGATCCGGCAGGCCATCGTCACGCTGGAGGGCGAGGTCGACCAGCTGATCAAGACGACCCGCAAGGCGGTCGGCCAGGAGACCGGCCCGGCGACCTGCGACGTCAGCGAGGTGGTCCGGGACCGGATGGTGTTCTGGTCGGCCCTCGCGGGCGACCAGAACCGGCCGCACCGGGTGGTCGGGGCGCAGCTGCGGATCCCGGCGCCGGTGCCCCGGGCCGAGCTGGCCGCCGCGCTGGACGCGGTGATCGGCAACGTCTTCCGCTACACGCCGCAGGGCACCGCGTTCGAGGTGGCGGTGAGCCGGCGGGACGGCTGGGTGGCGATCCGGGTCGACGACGCCGGCCCCGGCATCCCCGACCCGGACCGGGCGCTGCGGCGCGGCGCCAGCGACCAGGGCTCGACCGGGCTGGGGCTGGACATCGCCAAGCGGGT
It encodes the following:
- a CDS encoding aldo/keto reductase, which gives rise to MAVSTRPLGRSGIAVGALGMGCWAIGGPWAEGDRPLGWGAVDDEESVRAVRRALDLGVTLFDTADTYGAGHGERILGRALAGRRDEAVIATKWGYTFDERARQATGEDASPEYLRRAVVDSLRRLDTDRIDLYQLHLGDLPVPRAEALIGTLDDLVADGLVRAYGWSTDRPDRAAAFAQVARGAAAVQHGLSVLRDAPAMLAVCEKHDLASLARGPLGMGLLTGKYTPASTLPRDDVRGTAPNWLEWFRSGRPAPEWLRRVAAVRDALTADGRTLAQGALGWIWARSGRAVPIPGARTVAQVEENAAALARGPLAPDQFAEAERRLAALRAAALRDADRPHWPMPPVPAARP
- a CDS encoding CG0192-related protein, which codes for MALLHRAELRPSKLDLLAAWLPGRPWFAGTAGAEVTRVAAYRFDDPAGEVGIETILVRAGDGPVLQVPLTYRAAPLPGADRWLVGSTEHSVLGPRWVYDACGDPVYPPALAAAVLADAGQAEEYFEVDGRREVRPASMTLTGSRAGAAPAFDLVDEVVDGDPTLIRAGGAELALVRRPASADAPTPSRLTGSWAGLAEPVLLAYAR
- a CDS encoding HIT family protein; its protein translation is MTGAERHFDGAGSGGDNGLADGLERLWTPHRMTYISGEDRPAGGYEKPTGCPFCLAPGLPPDESLVVARGEHVFAVLNLYPYNPGHLLVCPYRHVADYTELDVPETAELAAFTKDAMRVVRHVSNAHGFNLGMNQGGVAGAGIAAHLHQHVVPRWGGDANFMPVIGRTKVLPQLLADTRDLFAKAWPA
- the thrS gene encoding threonine--tRNA ligase — its product is MSAPRTPIVADPVVVAAGTTAADAVAAAGLPMNGPKAIVVVRDPQGVLRDLDWKPAEETAVEPVALDSPDGLNVLRHSTAHVLAQAVQDVFPEAKLGIGPPIENGFYYDFQVAKPFQPDDLAKLEKRMQEIVKSGQRFRRRRFSSLDEARGELAAEPFKMELIEVKGEGLDSSEVMEVGGGELTIYDNLAANEDKVCWSDLCRGPHLPNTRLIGAFKLMRSAAAYWRGSEKNPQLQRVYGTAWPTRDELKAYLRLLEEAARRDHRKLGADLDLFSFPDEIGSGLAVFHPKGGVLKRVMEDYVRTRHIEEGFQYVGTPHISKEGLFHTSGHLPYYADGMYPPMELEGADYYLKAMNCPMHNLIYRSRGRSYRELPMRLFEFGSVYRYEKSGVVHGLTRVRGLTQDDSHSYCTREQAPAEIKHLLNFVLSLLKDFGIDDFYLELSTRDEARLDKFVGSDEDWATATAVLEQCARETGLDLVPDPGGAAFYGPKISVQAKDAIGRTWQLSTIQYDFNQPKGFGLEYQAADGTRQQPVMIHCAKFGSIERFIGVLTEHYAGAFPAWLAPVQVVGIPIREDHTDYLQDFVTTLRKKGIRAEVDAGDDRMQKKIRNAQQQKIPFMVIAGDDDVAAGTVSFRYRDGSQRNGVPIEEAVAHVRDVAESRTNSGPSAEGTPNT
- a CDS encoding DUF1775 domain-containing protein → MTMTRRGRWWATALLAAALGGTLGWPAAASAAEVTVTTSPAQVRQGDAIELAVVLPEERSGSRTSRIELRMPADAPIGEVYPLSVPDWAPTITTRTLDRPVAGIHASELNQVTDAVTWIRMPGGSAGPARLSLGMGPMPATDKLTFTVIQTYADGTVVRWADPPGGAHPAPTVTLLPPLPGAAAHGDPAAEPGGHGGHGGPAAEAPAEAATPARPADDGPSADLLLGGGLLAGLTGGAAVGWLLSRRRTPLTLPPDSPTPVASPDARPASPDRDPALGAPENRPSRTVAGPQVQDRRSLVRRGP
- a CDS encoding ADP-ribosylglycohydrolase family protein, which gives rise to MTFTLFPDTRLTLARDALAGLSVGDALGSQFFVPGRHPDDFAAGQMPAPPWQWTDDTEMACSVVAALSEAGRIDRDALALAFAQRCEPYRGYGPGAITILRLIRAGTPWPVAAASAFDGQGSCGNGAAMRVAPLGAWYADSTRRAADQARASAEVTHAHPEGVAGAVAVAVAASLAARARLDGDRPEPARLLTVVAGALDPAGEVHRGVRRAAALLGHPAGEVADALGNGSRVTAQDTVPFCLWVAATHLHDYPAAIRACVEAGGDVDTTAAIAGGVVAAHTGVGTPGGVPDGWLAAREPLPAWLTAPA
- a CDS encoding response regulator transcription factor; amino-acid sequence: MASVLLVEDDHVVRGAMLRSLTDRGHAVHAVGTALDALRRVAAETPDLVVLDLGLPDLDGSDALRMLRGITDVPIIIATARDDEQSVVRLLRAGADDYMVKPFTGAHLDARITTVLRRAGRASRTVQPAVHTVGGLRVDVGERSAVLDGEPLALTRKEFDLLAYLAARPGRVVSRRELLEEVWRQPSVGEDQTIDVHLYWLRRKMGESAAKPRYLRTVRGVGFRLVAPD
- a CDS encoding HAMP domain-containing sensor histidine kinase yields the protein MCSLVALAFLVPLGITLSDQAREEKLADAARRSALVTGALAVSTDPEIVRRAVAASGDDPALRPVVHGIGVDETAGRADAAALDRAAAERRSVVTDVAGGVLRLDPVVLGDRVAVVEVFVPEEVLDEGAGGRWLLLLAVALALVGAAVVVVDRVAARAVDATGELVKAALAVGDGELGVRVEPTGPRELAEAGHAFNRMAERLVALRADERELVADLSHRLRTPLTALRLDAEALESDDTSIGTFSEAELDRRRGIRRIRQAIVTLEGEVDQLIKTTRKAVGQETGPATCDVSEVVRDRMVFWSALAGDQNRPHRVVGAQLRIPAPVPRAELAAALDAVIGNVFRYTPQGTAFEVAVSRRDGWVAIRVDDAGPGIPDPDRALRRGASDQGSTGLGLDIAKRVAMQANGSVSIDRARLGGASVVMLLADPEATPRQVNRFGLVGRMARDAREPRAGRRWPRPR